A part of Onthophagus taurus isolate NC chromosome 7, IU_Otau_3.0, whole genome shotgun sequence genomic DNA contains:
- the LOC111424573 gene encoding leucine-rich repeat-containing protein 15-like has translation MFKIKTVLTFLSVAITINYVLCCSTFNNTEMNTILEDKSFYKLILSGCIERIAFYQDDIPRKISQIHITNQNVPALKKDSVRNMSKLKVFTIKNSGLSRIYPAMFRNVPRIEKVKFYENKLTEIPSGVFDGFTFKEISLHNNKINLIETNAFSSMENLQSLNLSHNDLDAMSRNWFYNLPNLTTVDFSYNKIRTIPTKIFIHARKVKYIYLDYNDISEIQRIAFEGLPNLKYLGLKHNLLKRINENAFHSKFQYVDTLCINSNRFSYLPETLLQKISVKTINLDGNPWECSCYRKIIKYLGDNEGRIVPSEECKNYDVPVCIVPTIPTDSCDEVEQDDVVRDFYKQVEFLKKTDCVRFLEIL, from the coding sequence atgtttaaaataaaaacagttttaacatttttaagtgTTGCAATAACAATAAACTATGTGTTGTGTTGTTCTACGTTTAACAATACCGAAATGAATACGATTTTAGAAGATAAGtcattttacaaattaattctAAGTGGATGTATTGAACGAATTGCATTTTATCAAGATGATATACCAAGAAAAATCTCTCAAATTCACATAACGAATCAAAATGTTCCtgctttaaaaaaagattcgGTTAGAAATATGTCCAAATTGAAAGTGTTTACTATAAAAAATTCTGGATTATCGCGTATTTACCCGGCGATGTTTCGCAACGTTCCAAGGATCGAAAAGgtcaaattttatgaaaataaattgacgGAAATTCCAAGTGGAGTCTTCGATGGATTTACgtttaaagaaatttctttgcataacaataaaattaatctaatCGAAACAAACGCTTTTTCATCGATGGAAAATTTACAATCGTTAAATTTATCTCATAACGACTTAGATGCAATGAGTCGTAATTGGTTTTATAATCTTCCAAATTTAACAACAGTTGATTTtagttataacaaaataagaaCAATACCaacaaaaatctttattcacgcacgaaaagttaaatatatttatttagattatAACGATATTTCTGAAATACAAAGAATCGCTTTCGAAGGATTgccgaatttaaaatatttgggaTTAAAACATAACTTATTGAAGAGAATTAACGAGAATGCTTTTCATTCGAAATTTCAATACGTCGATACGTTATGTATAAATTCAAACCGATTTTCGTATTTACCTGAAACGTTGTTGCAAAAAATTAGTGTAAAAACGATTAATTTGGATGGAAATCCTTGGGAATGTAGTTGttatagaaaaattattaaatacctTGGCGATAATGAGGGAAGAATCGTTCCTTCTGAAGaatgtaaaaattatgatgTTCCTGTTTGCATCGTTCCTACTATTCCAACAGACTCTTGCGATGAAGTAGAACAAGATGATGTCGTTCgagatttttataaacaagtgGAGTTTTTAAAGAAGACTGATTGTGTTcgatttttagaaatattgtAA